One stretch of Natranaerovirga pectinivora DNA includes these proteins:
- a CDS encoding GNAT family N-acetyltransferase, whose amino-acid sequence MRIDDVCMFSKFPLLRLIAVNKAYRRKGFGTEILKIYESKYKGKVDRIFLCVSSFNDKAKALYLLVGFKEVGKIDGLYPCKRASPLHNKRR is encoded by the coding sequence ATGAGGATTGATGATGTGTGTATGTTTTCAAAGTTTCCTTTATTGCGATTAATAGCAGTAAATAAAGCATACAGACGTAAAGGATTTGGTACAGAAATACTTAAGATTTATGAATCTAAATATAAAGGTAAAGTTGACAGAATTTTTTTGTGTGTCAGTAGCTTCAATGATAAAGCAAAAGCATTATATTTGTTAGTTGGTTTTAAAGAGGTTGGGAAAATAGATGGTTTATATCCATGCAAACGGGCCTCCCCGTTACATAATAAAAGGAGATAG
- a CDS encoding nucleoside 2-deoxyribosyltransferase, whose product MKAYIAIKYHINLENKELIEEISNALEVNKIKSCCIIRDKEEWGRKTFSVEELMSISFKEIEISDFIVVDLSEKGVGLGIEAGYAYAKGIPIITIAKEGKDISNTLKGISKKIYTYEESSDLVNYFKRLKETSIIHNSI is encoded by the coding sequence ATGAAAGCTTATATTGCAATAAAATATCATATTAATCTAGAGAATAAAGAGTTAATTGAAGAAATATCAAACGCTCTTGAGGTAAATAAAATTAAATCCTGTTGTATAATAAGGGATAAAGAAGAGTGGGGTAGGAAAACATTTTCTGTTGAAGAATTAATGAGTATTTCTTTTAAAGAGATAGAAATAAGTGATTTTATAGTTGTTGATTTAAGCGAGAAAGGGGTAGGCCTTGGTATAGAAGCAGGATATGCATACGCAAAAGGAATCCCTATTATTACAATAGCCAAAGAAGGAAAAGATATATCAAACACTTTAAAAGGAATTTCTAAAAAAATATATACTTATGAAGAAAGCAGTGATTTAGTCAATTATTTTAAGCGCCTAAAAGAGACAAGTATAATCCACAATAGTATTTAA
- a CDS encoding DUF3784 domain-containing protein, which produces MIILSLMAILGMIFIFIGWRIWKKEQISLIHSYHYTRVSENDKKPYAEKMGKAFILMGIGMILTEIVNFVTKTTYGWVIFVISFVWGTVMFFKAQKKYNNGVL; this is translated from the coding sequence GTGATTATATTAAGTTTGATGGCAATTTTGGGCATGATATTTATATTTATAGGTTGGCGTATATGGAAGAAGGAACAAATTTCACTTATACATTCGTATCATTATACAAGAGTTTCTGAAAATGATAAAAAACCGTATGCTGAAAAAATGGGTAAAGCATTTATTCTTATGGGTATAGGAATGATATTGACAGAAATAGTTAATTTTGTGACAAAGACAACTTATGGTTGGGTAATTTTTGTTATATCCTTTGTCTGGGGAACGGTAATGTTTTTTAAAGCACAAAAAAAATATAACAATGGGGTATTATAA